Proteins encoded together in one Calditerricola satsumensis window:
- a CDS encoding glycerate kinase family protein, whose translation MKGRNLPMRILIAPDSFKGSLTSRQVAAAMARGVKRACPKAEVMCLPLADGGEGTMEVLVAATGGRTVPVRVTGPLGEPVTAHYGVLGDEKTVVVELAAASGLNLVPPERRDPLRASTYGTGELIRHAWEAGYRRFLIGLGGSATNDGGAGLLQALGVRLYDAEGQLLPPGGAALERLARIEWPERDAWHAATVTVLCDVDNPLLGPRGASRVFGPQKGATPEMVDALERALARWADVTAAFLGEDHRHRPGAGAAGGTGFALMAYLRAAVRPGIEAVMEAVGFAEQASGADLILTGEGKLDRQTLHGKTVAGVCRVAKDRGVPVIALAGAVELEGQDCDALGLAGAFSILSRPMTLSEALAEGERLVEHAAEQVVRLWRHASRRANRMEREGGRVPPETP comes from the coding sequence TCCCTCACGAGCCGTCAGGTGGCCGCGGCCATGGCCCGCGGCGTGAAGCGGGCCTGTCCGAAGGCGGAGGTGATGTGCCTGCCGCTGGCCGACGGCGGAGAGGGCACGATGGAGGTGCTCGTTGCGGCCACCGGTGGGCGGACGGTGCCGGTTCGGGTGACGGGTCCGCTCGGCGAGCCGGTTACGGCCCATTACGGCGTCCTTGGCGACGAGAAGACGGTGGTGGTGGAGCTGGCCGCCGCGTCGGGGCTCAACTTGGTTCCGCCCGAGCGGCGCGATCCGTTGCGGGCCTCGACGTACGGCACGGGCGAGCTGATCCGCCACGCATGGGAGGCGGGCTACCGCAGGTTTCTCATCGGCTTGGGCGGCAGCGCCACGAACGACGGCGGGGCGGGGCTCCTGCAGGCCCTCGGGGTGCGCCTCTACGATGCCGAGGGCCAACTGCTCCCGCCGGGCGGGGCGGCCCTAGAGCGCCTCGCCCGCATCGAGTGGCCGGAGCGGGACGCGTGGCACGCGGCGACGGTGACTGTGCTGTGTGATGTGGACAACCCGCTCCTCGGCCCCCGTGGTGCCTCGCGGGTGTTCGGTCCGCAAAAAGGGGCCACCCCGGAGATGGTCGACGCGCTCGAGCGGGCCCTTGCCCGCTGGGCCGACGTCACCGCCGCCTTCCTCGGGGAAGACCACCGCCATCGTCCGGGAGCCGGCGCCGCCGGGGGCACAGGCTTTGCCCTGATGGCGTATTTGCGCGCGGCTGTGCGTCCGGGCATTGAGGCCGTCATGGAGGCGGTGGGCTTTGCCGAGCAGGCATCGGGGGCTGATCTGATCCTCACGGGGGAGGGAAAACTGGACCGCCAAACGCTGCATGGCAAAACGGTTGCCGGCGTGTGCCGGGTGGCGAAGGACCGTGGTGTGCCGGTCATCGCGTTGGCGGGAGCCGTGGAGCTGGAGGGGCAGGATTGCGATGCGCTGGGGCTCGCCGGGGCGTTTTCCATCTTGAGTCGCCCGATGACCTTGTCGGAAGCCTTGGCGGAAGGAGAACGGCTTGTGGAGCACGCTGCGGAGCAGGTGGTTCGGCTGTGGCGCCATGCTTCCCGGCGAGCAAACCGGATGGAACGCGAAGGCGGGAGGGTTCCACCCGAAACACCCTAA